The Rhododendron vialii isolate Sample 1 chromosome 3a, ASM3025357v1 nucleotide sequence aaaaaaaactctgtgaAAGCTGTCTGAGAAACTCAAACTGCATTTAAAACTGCATTAATAATCGAAGGAGGCAGGACTCCAACATACATGATATTTGTAGTTATTCAGATGAGAACAACCAAAGCTGTCACCACCAAGATCACAGATAACATAGCACAAACCTATGCAACTAACAGCAGCCATGGACACTTCTCGAATATCTAGTTCCATCCTCTAAAAAATTACAGCATCTACGCACATCCAATTCCAAAAGTTTTAACTTAAGTCTAGTCAACTTAAACCATATTACCCTTAATGTTAGTCAGTCTACGTTACGAACAACGAAACAACTTGAGATGAACCATAACTGCATTTGGTTGATGCTCCTTCTAGCATCTTCAAATTTATTCGGTTATTatattctcctctttcttgcCTATTTCTCTTACTTGGCAGCTTTCTCATTTCTACAACAATCAACTACATGATATTGTTGTTGTGTGTATTGGACTAAACCATTTAAAGCTTCATACAAGTAATATAGGTTCACCACTCTAGACAGATTCTAGGACCAAGAAATTTATAAGTTGGATCAAGTGATCCCATTGATTGACTATCTAATCAAACACTTATGAACCATAATCAACCCACACCATTAATAACAGGATGCGTTCCAATTTCTGGTCATGCTAAGACGAGAATCATTgtgccatgttttttttttttttaggtactTCAGAAATATATTGTGCCATGTTTGAGATCTACATTCTCATGTCATATTCCCATTATAGGGCTCGGTTTCAGGCTCAACATTGAAGGCATAGGCACAACATATCATCATAAGAAACCAAACGCGGCATCTATGAAATAATTGTAGATGTTGCATCTTAACTTGTGCattcatgcatgcatgcatgtgcaCATTACCACTTCAACACACAGACAACCCAACTAATTTTGAGGAACTAGGTTTTAACTGTCTTTGCATGAAATTGCTTCCCAGTTGGAAGTCCACTATTATTGGGAAATTGGAATGCTGATATGATCTCTTAGGGACCAATACTTTAAATTCCTCAGGGGGCCCAATCCCTAACAacatttttccttcacaaatgATTCCATCATGTTCTTATTACCAAAAATAGAGTTAATACCAGATctaacttctttctttcttttctttttttgctaagctACCAGTTCTTACTTAGTAGAAAGGTAATACGCAATTATTGGATTACAGAAGAGACAAGCATGAAAATGGAGAAAGGTAATacaaactactccctccgtcctgatttgtttgtccatttttgaaaaatcaactttttaagggaacaTAATGATTGCTCTCTAAGAGTTTTGATTTTCCAAGAATACCCCTCAATTTCCTAGCATTAAATGGGAGTGGACATTCTccaatgcattattttttgaaagagaaagggcaTTAAGGAAATTTTAACAAGTCAAACTCatattggacaaatattttgggacacttaaaagtcaaaaagtgtacaaacaaattgggacggagggagtataagatAACAATAACCATAATCATCTttgtcatcaacataaataTCATAGTCACTTACAAAACGAGTTCTGCTTTATTATTGCTACTAAAGTAGGAAGAGGCTTCTCTGCAGTACACTTTTATTTTGCAGGCACGATTAGGGTCCATTTTAATGATCAAAactgtttgttttttgtaaacCTCATTGAGAAAATTAACTAGGTCAAAAATCATCAAAATCGGATGTCAATTAATACTTGCTCAGAATCCATTTAGGTTtataaaaattgttttggatATTGAATCAAATCTGTCAAATCCACTTTTACAATAGATAAATTCATTCCAAGTGGGTAGTAATTGACATCtgatttttatgatttttgaaaCGGTTAATGATCTCAATTTgctgtaaaaaaataaaaagtttagattattaaaataaacacTGCACACACCCGCAAAACCCTAATTGTACAGTGCAATCCCCTCTTACTAATACTAAACTTACTCTGATCTATCACCATTGAACACCATAAATTTTGAACTAATTCATACTTACTTTGCCAGTGGTGTTGGCACAATCCAAATGGGTGGTGGCATACCGTTATGGGAAGGATCATGGGTGTAGTGCATTCGGAAGCTCTTGTCCACTAGGTTAAAGATACCCATGTCTCTAGGCCCAAGAGGCTTAATATGCTGAACGATGATAAAGTCATCTGTGAAGTAAATTGAATTGGGCCAACAACCAGGGAACTGGGATGCCAGTAAAGAGAATGAATAATTATCCCCTAAGAACAAAGCATCACCACCAATGCTTTCGATCTCAACCCATGTTGGATGAGGTTGCTCACTTGAATTACTCAATTTGTAAACTTTAAAATACCACGTCACATATTGATCAATCTCATCCTTCTGTTCAAGATAACGTACAACGTTCAATAACTCTCCAGTCGACGACTCCACAAGATAGGATGATTGAATTGTCGGTAATGTCAGATCAGGTTTAATGATAGCTTCCAATTCAATACTGTGGTCTATTCCGGAGAAAGATTTGATCTTTGTCAACCCACACCATTCATCTATGACATGAAATTGGGATTCATAACATATAACGTCGGAGGCTAAACTTAATTGCTCTTTACTAATATAAGTCCAAGCTGCATCATCCGATTTGATGAGGGCTACTAAACTAAAGATACTATATATAGCGGCTACTTGATAACTATCAGGAGCCATGTACGGATCAGCTGATAACACAACTTTAACGATATCATACTCCATTTCGGAAAAATCTGTGTATGAATCAACTTGCATAAGTGGGGGCAGAGTAATAGGAGAAACACcggagaagggattgataaggGTAATAGCGTAATTGTCCTCCACAGTAGCCAACCATCCATGGGAAGAACCACAACACCTCTTTCTGTAAGAAAGAGATAATTGAAAATCATACAACTTACAGCGGGTAAGACTGTAAAGACTGCGTTTTTCTTGTCCTTCGCCATCGCTGTTGTTATCCTTGGGATCGGAAGAGGGAACCATCAACATAGGGATCTGTTTGCGTGCTAGTAAGGCTCGATGTTGCTGCTTCAGTTGATTGTCGATGGTCGCCGCGTACAACCAGGGTTTGCAGACGACGGAAAAGCGGATGAAATCGGAGAGATCGATCAACTTCTCCCCGATCGTATCCAGAAGGTGTGCCGGTAGTGAAGCCCAATCTGGTGAATCCGGCGATGTATCGGCCATGTATGATCCACAACAAACCAGAATTGCGTGAATGAAGTATTTGCACGAAGCTGGAGAGTAGGCTACAGGTAGAATATATATTAGGGCAAAATATAGGgggaaatttaaaaaaaaaaacctgaactTTTAGAAATTTCACAAAACAACACCTAAATGTTAACAATTAGGCCTCCACCATCTAATTTCGTCAACTTGTAATGGATGGATTTAGCGAAAGGTGttaacatttctttttttttttttacttttactttcaaaaattacttttttaactctttattttatttagtagtAGTAAAtatgtaataattttttttactatttattaaatATTACTTTAatcctattttttattatttataaaaataactttaattctcctttttttaaatagttATTGAAAGTAATTTTTGCAAATAGTTAGAAAcggggttaaagttatttttaataaatagtaaaaatgaactttattgcatatttgtttactactaaaaaaaagagttagaagtaatttttgaaagtaaaaagaaaaaaaaagaaaggttgaaagtgattttgaatttttaaaattgggGCATGAGCTTTAGTGGTTGATTGtggggttgattggtggtgtgaggtcgatttctaaaaaaaaaagggtgggaGGGTGGTGGTGTTGAAACGTAACGAAAAGGAgaattaaagttatttttgtaaaaagtaaaaaatggggctaaagtaatttttgataaatagtaaaaaaaaactttattacatatttatttactactaaataaaataaagagttaaaagtaatttttaaaagtaaaaagtaaaaaagaagaagaaaagttaACACCTTCTATTAGCTCTATCCGTTATAAGTTGACGAAATTAGACAGCGAGGGCCTAATTGTTAATGAAatggtaaattcaaattttttttcaataattaaaatttaggtatttttttgtaaaatttttaaaagttcAGGGGTTTTATTAAACCCGCTTCAACTATCACTCATTTTAGAGTTGTCCCCTTAATGTTTCAAGTTAGGAAAAAACATTAGGAATGGTAACAGGCGGGATGGATTGAaaccttctaaaaaaatttaaggactccaatttttaattcgtttgaattgATGCGAAAATCTAATTCttctaaatattattttaaaggatcataattaatttttatctctagggctctaataattaagtatctgcttttTATTTGAGACTCTGTAGATCAGATATTTGATTATAAGAgctttaaagacaaaaattaattgtaaccctttaagataaaaggatcaaaaaaataagatcttggcaccggttcaaacggattgaaaattgaagcgcttaattttttaaccatatttttaatgtataaacaatctaaattctatataaagagctcagtctttttttaaaaatatgtatatgtcaGCCTCTATAAAATGCCACATAAGACCCCGATATATTAATTATAGGAGCcctagaaataaaattaattatgaccatttaggataatatgatcagaaaaataagatcttcgcaccaattcaaacaaattgaaatttggagcacttaattttttcgacaaggttatatattaaaaaatatggttaaaaaattaagtgctctaatttttaatctatttgaaccgatgtgaatatcttatttttctgatcattttatcttaaaggatcataattagtAATTTTTAtcataatcaagtatatactCTACAGGATCCCAAACATGGCCTCGCGTggtatttttcatccaaattcTAAATTTCCGTTATTGATTGGACTAAGTAGATAACAGTATGATAGTTGAAAGGATGGAATTGCAAATCCATAGTTTAGAGACTAATGGGGTGTTTGAGAGCctactttttgatttttcattttcaacttaatttttagctttttgattTATGGTCAGAatttgttttgagtttggtaggaatgtttgggagatatgtgcagaatgtattttgtaacAGGAATAGTGTTTAGTAGATGAATGATGAGAATGAATTATGAGATGGGTTGTTACCATGTTGCCCTTGTTCTTTATTattgtattaaaagatgtatgaataatattttctcatttatttaaatttatattgaatatatatttCTTAAAGGGATAATTTTTTTGAGGTATTGCGCTTAAAAAATTTGCATTACTTCGAGTCTTGAGCAGGTGGCCTAACGGTTAACGTATGTGTAGGAGAGGATAAGGACTAAGGGTAAATCTGGTAATTGTCTACTTTACCTAGGGCAGTTTggtaattgaacaaaaaatggaaaaacacaATAATGGGAAAAGGAGCTCTGGACCTCCTTTTCacttctgttttcttttgttaaaatcGGTGAATGAGTTAAGCAAGAATTGGTTTTAGAACCAAGCACCCAAACAGCCAAAATGCAAAAAGGTGAAGTTGAAAATGCAAAAAGCCACTAACCAAACACCCTCTAAGTAAGAAAATGTGCATAATTTagagaatacaaataaaataaaaacaagaccCAATTAGAAGCACAGAACTCTGCGTTTGACTTGTATACCAATAGTATCACATTGATGTTCAAGACAAcatttgtagagacccgtattttttggAAATCgtttaaaagttttattaatACTAGAATATTGAATAAATgtaaaatttgttgaatttatttgatttggggcttaAATGACAAAGATTGAAAGTGGAAGAggtgcaagtgtgattagtgTGTGTCCTACTATACATGTATGTGtgttttgggggggggggggggattaaAAATCCCCAATccactatctctctctctctctctctcaccaaaaACTCACCAATCAACTTTGACTCCTTCAAGTTCCGACCTTCAATCGATCATCTTCGCGTGGGTTGAGCTCGAGGAGGTGTATTTTGGCTCGTTCAAGgttttggagctagggcttATCTGTGGGTCTCGTATTTGAAGCTTCTAATTtcgaggtaggaatttcttgcTCTTCCTAAATGCCTATGAGTTGAATTTGTGCTTTGATCGTGCTTGAAATTGTTGGTTTGATCATTGTTGGGAATAGTTTCGAAAATCTGCACAAAATTTGCTCAAACTGAGTTGGTATCAATACCATTTGgcataggtatcgatacctttgtgtttcaaac carries:
- the LOC131318984 gene encoding F-box protein At4g35733-like — encoded protein: MADTSPDSPDWASLPAHLLDTIGEKLIDLSDFIRFSVVCKPWLYAATIDNQLKQQHRALLARKQIPMLMVPSSDPKDNNSDGEGQEKRSLYSLTRCKLYDFQLSLSYRKRCCGSSHGWLATVEDNYAITLINPFSGVSPITLPPLMQVDSYTDFSEMEYDIVKVVLSADPYMAPDSYQVAAIYSIFSLVALIKSDDAAWTYISKEQLSLASDVICYESQFHVIDEWCGLTKIKSFSGIDHSIELEAIIKPDLTLPTIQSSYLVESSTGELLNVVRYLEQKDEIDQYVTWYFKVYKLSNSSEQPHPTWVEIESIGGDALFLGDNYSFSLLASQFPGCWPNSIYFTDDFIIVQHIKPLGPRDMGIFNLVDKSFRMHYTHDPSHNGMPPPIWIVPTPLAK